The genome window CTTTCTTAGACATTTTGCTTAAATCATGTTGCTTCACTGCTTCTCTTTCATCTGCGGCAGAAGTCGCTGCGATGATACCACGAATTTCTTTTTTGATTGTTTTTGGCGTAATGCCGTGTTTTTCATTATATTCAATTTGGATTTTACGACGGCGTTCTGTTTCGCCAATAGAATTGCGCATCGAATCGGTCATTTTATCAGCATACATGATTACTCGACCGTTTTCATTACGAGCAGCTCGACCCATTGTTTGAATTAAGGAACGCTCGGAACGAAGGAATCCTTCTTTGTCCGCATCTAAAATAGCGACAAGAGATACTTCAGGTAAATCGATTCCTTCACGAAGTAAGTTAATTCCAACGATAACATCATACACACCAAGTCGAAGGTCACGAATGATTTCGATTCGCTCGAGCGTCTTCACTTCCGAGTGGAGATACTGTACTTTAACACCAGCTTCTTTGAGATAGTTGGTTAAATCCTCGGACATTTTTTTCGTTAAGGTGGTGATTAAAACACGTTCGTTTTTCTCGACGCGATCGTTAATCTCATCCATTAAGTCATCAATTTGTCCTTGAATCGGACGGATTTCTACGATTGGGTCTAGCAAGCCAGTTGGTCGAATGATTTGTTCAATGACATCTGGATTTTTTTCTAATTCGTAAGGGCCTGGTGTAGCGGATATAAACATAATTTGATTGATATGCTTCTCAAATTCTTCTAAACGAAGCGGCCTATTATCTAGAGCGCTAGGCAATCTAAAGCCATGATCAACTAGCATTTGTTTTCTGGCTTGGTCCCCGTTAAACATACCACGAATTTGCGGCATCGTAACGTGTGACTCATCAATTACCATTTGGAAATCATCTGGGAAGTAATCGAGTAACGTGTATGGTGTAACTCCCGCTGGACGAAGGGATAAATGTCTAGAATAGTTCTCAATACCAGAGCAATAGCCCATTTCTTCCATCATTTCCAAATCATAATTCGTTCGCTGTTCAAGGCGCTGAGCTTCTAGCAATTTATTATCTGCACGTAAAACTTTAAGACGGTCTTCGAGTTCAGCTTTTATATTAACAATTGCTTTTTTCATAATATCAGGTCTGGTGACAAAGTGAGATGCCGGGAAAATGGAAACATGTTCTCTTTCTCCTATAATTTCACCAGTAAGTGCATCTACTTCTCTAATTCGTTCAATTTCATCACCGAAAAATTCAATCCGCATACAGTGTTCATCTCTTGAAGCTGGGAAAATTTCGACAACATCACCGCGAACACGGAAGCGTCCACGTTGAAAATCTATATCATTTCGATCATATTGAATATCTACTAATTTGCGCAGTAGCTGATCACGGCTAATTTCCATGCCAACACGAAGCGAAACGAGCATCTCTCCATATTCAATCGGCGAACCTAAGCCATAGATACACGATACACTCGCAATGATAATTACATCGCGACGTTCAAAAAGCGCAGCAGTAGCAGAGTGACGAAGCTTATCGATTTCATCATTGATACTTGCATCTTTTTCGATATATGTGTCACTTTGCGGAACATAGGCTTCTGGTTGATAGTAATCATAGTAACTGACAAAATATTCTACAGCGTTATTTGGGAAAAACTCTTTAAACTCGCTATACAGCTGTCCCGCTAACGTCTTATTGTGAGCCATGACAAGTGTCGGCTTATTTACTTCTTGAATCACATTGGATACGGTAAAAGTTTTCCCTGTAC of Listeria monocytogenes contains these proteins:
- the uvrB gene encoding excinuclease ABC subunit UvrB, with the protein product MKDKFELVSKYSPQGDQPRAIEQLVAGLKKGLKHQTLLGATGTGKTFTVSNVIQEVNKPTLVMAHNKTLAGQLYSEFKEFFPNNAVEYFVSYYDYYQPEAYVPQSDTYIEKDASINDEIDKLRHSATAALFERRDVIIIASVSCIYGLGSPIEYGEMLVSLRVGMEISRDQLLRKLVDIQYDRNDIDFQRGRFRVRGDVVEIFPASRDEHCMRIEFFGDEIERIREVDALTGEIIGEREHVSIFPASHFVTRPDIMKKAIVNIKAELEDRLKVLRADNKLLEAQRLEQRTNYDLEMMEEMGYCSGIENYSRHLSLRPAGVTPYTLLDYFPDDFQMVIDESHVTMPQIRGMFNGDQARKQMLVDHGFRLPSALDNRPLRLEEFEKHINQIMFISATPGPYELEKNPDVIEQIIRPTGLLDPIVEIRPIQGQIDDLMDEINDRVEKNERVLITTLTKKMSEDLTNYLKEAGVKVQYLHSEVKTLERIEIIRDLRLGVYDVIVGINLLREGIDLPEVSLVAILDADKEGFLRSERSLIQTMGRAARNENGRVIMYADKMTDSMRNSIGETERRRKIQIEYNEKHGITPKTIKKEIRGIIAATSAADEREAVKQHDLSKMSKKERDVFIEGMEHEMKEAAKALDFERAAELRDALLEIKAEG